The stretch of DNA tctttgcgattcaagaaaaattaatggcCTAACTGGTGAAATCGAAAGtacatttcgctggaaaaactgatatcacactcatgccttcgtgattcatgcgatcagtcgctttttcaggtgaaattaaccgtggaattcactaattagacagcgaagaaaatgacataattaagcaatatccggcaaaaccaaaaggcggacaattccaaagccttttattttcactaatcctatagccagtaagaataaagaagccgggagctccgcttttaggcttggctaaatctatatattacaaacACAACTGACATTACGGTAAACTGAGTTCAaatgtaatgctaaactgacatgatcaacttgctTGTTGAGTTCTGGTTTTAAGCACTCAATGTGGAAGGTCTCCTTCAACAAATCAAGTGACCCCACACCCACTTTATATCCCTATGTCATTGACGTACTCCATTCACTAACAACAGGCTCTGTATTATCTTCATGAAGAGATTAACGATCAAATCTGGGCTTTAAAACTCTGCGGCCTGAAAAGGATGACCTTGTCAAATGTTGCCGTTTTCAAATGTCCAacactttttcctactttgcAAACCGTTTCAATGTTTCCAGAAAAGTCCCTTTCTTTTTTAGGTTTGTTAATCTAATGCAATATTAATTGGTTTGTTTTATGGCCACAGTTGTTTCTTGAACAGTGAATAGTACTACAAATTAAATAGCTCAATTTGTTTCGCTAGCGTGTTTATTTGTTGGGAAAGGATTCATTGAGTGCTAATGTCATTGACGTAATCCACTCTGAGTGGATTACGTCAATGACATTAGCGTTTTCAAACGTCTatcactttttcctactttgcAAACCGtttcaatgtttcttttttagGCTTGTTAATCTCGGCACAGTTGTTTCTTGAACAGTGAATAGTACTACAAATTAAATAGCTCAATTTGTTTTGCTAGCGTGTTTATTTGTTAAGAAGGGATTtatccaggggcacccaacgaatctgttcctcacattatctgttccccagaggaatcttgctggctggcaaaaatacaggtgtgtcgatgagctggctgggaaatttattattgatagaggttttgcctccctgggaattactgactttttctggcagttcaacccgagctggctgtagaaactctgaagactgaggacgactgaaaacaaaaaaaccaaccccttccctctcccagagagtagtcacaaacatacgacggctggtcagagtgattgcgcttgcggaaaaagcccatttttgtcccggtttgtcgcttttgttcggtcgttttggatcgagggatttgaaagcgcgcggaattcctggctgggaaataaatttgatcagctggctgggaaaccaaccaattttatctagctggctgggaaatttcttgtgtgtcttgctgggaaaaaggaacagataatgttttcccagaaacactgaaaaacacctgaaaatgccttaataacatttattttcattaactggcgtataataatacattttacaacaaattggtcgttagGTGCCCCTGTTCATCGAGTGCTAATGTtgttaaagggacactgtcatgAGCTGTGCATTCGCGggtttgtttgctctcgagctCACGGAAATTAAAGTTCTATCCGCCATTATGGATccacgcgtgagtcacgtatattcgcagTTAATGAATTCTATGTCAAACATAGCGCTCAGAATTTAATATTTACCTGTCAGGACTCGAGGAGGGaataagttacatgtacatggagaACTAATCACATCTACCACAAGGAAATAAGATGAAGAATGCAAAAATTAGCACTATACACAGCTAAAAACCTTTACAACTCTGAAATGTAACGGCtttgaaatatgccattcaagTCTGATCAAGGGTAATTATGTACTAGTATGATCTGAAAGAGCATTCCACAGCTTCGGGGCAAAAGAGTACTTACCAAAGTGTTGCAGCTGGTTCAGTGTGCCTGGGGGCTTCTATCGGAtagtgaaaaaataaaattggtatAAAAAGTTTCCGTTCGCGAGTGAGTGACATTAGTGTTTATCGACCAATCAGATCAAACATTAGCGACATTAATTTATGTCCAATCGAAACTGACTGTCGTAAAACCCTTTTTAAGGGACTTTGTATCTTGCTTACGGCCACTAAAAGACAAAGAGGTGTATAAGCTTACTTAACAGACGAATCTCTTCTCGTTATCATTTAATGCATCGTGGGAGTTTGTCATTTTccccaaaaaggaaaattctttcATCATTGTTGTTCATCATTTTAAGGATCCTATTCGAGACTGATTTGTCATTCGCTGTTTTCTGCAACGGCGCCCTGCACCGTCTCTCCGTCAACTCAATTAGTTAATCGGTTCTACAGAAAGTAAAACTGGTCATCGTCTTTCCTTCCTAAATTTTCTACAATGGAGAAAGTTTGTCTCGTTACAGTGACTGTTGTTGTTATATGCACTAAGAGCTTTTCAGTTCAAGCAAAAGCTGACGGTTAGATTAAAAAGTAACAGAATTCATTTGGACATATCCACAAACAagtacaaaaatcaaattaGGTTTGCGGAAGGGTTATTTTTCTCGGTTCTTGGGCCCTAGAAATGTCAGGTAGCATCTTGGGAAAGCAAATAATTAGTTGGTAAGTTCAAGGAAGGTAATTTTCAGCCAAATTATTTGCAATTTCTAACTCTAAAAAATTTGGGTTCTTCCATGTTCAATAGCAAAATTCAAACACATCAAAAACACATTTCTTTTAGAAGTCttccttcatttattttagtacgTATTTTAATTCGTCCTGTGTAGAGATGGGCGagagacgcattatgcgtctagacGAAGTAATAAAATCATTGaattagggcctgtttatatggtttCGGTTACCCGTTCGGCAGCATTCCGCCtctctggtataaaaacggccaacaATGAATGAGTTTGACCTTCTGACGATCTGTACTAACAGATGATGTCTGAATGCCTTTAAAAAAAGGTCCCGGACCATCAAGTTATTTTTGGCTGACAAAATCAGGGGTAACGTTCTAGTTTACGATCGAGTTTTGTTTTGGGATCTATATATCCTGCAGCTGATTTCATAACATAACGAAATTACGTCTAAGGTAAACGAAACGAAACTAATGTTTAAAAGATATTTGGTTCCACGAACCTGCCTTGGATTTGAGGTGGTAAACGTCGAACGATAGAGTTAACCTAGGCTAAAATTATACTCAGCAGCAACAAAAACGTACGAGCAAATCAAAATTTTGTAGAGTGCACTTTATAGCTAAGAATGAGCTTCTTAAGTAAAACGTATCATTTTGAGCatttttgcacaaaattattcccTCAGAATTTTATCCTCacaattaatattcatgaaatagTCGCTTCCCGTCTCAGTTTCTTTCGGCTTAGCAACAATTGGCTCGATTACTTAGCATATTACCTGATAACGGAGCTTTAGTGGCCATATAAAAAAGCTAGAAACCAAGTCCGaagttgaaaatgtaataaCGTAAAATTCGTGTAAATGCCTTCAAAGAGGAATATTAGTCAAATTGTGTCAAAGTCCTTCCCACTCTGGTGGGCTAATATTAAAATTTATACTTATCCTGATTGACATAAAtttatgtcttggaaaatttatATCTTGATTGCAAACTTCGAAACTACAATAGAAATGAATATGATAATTCCAATCTTTAAGAACTCTCGATCTGGCTATTGAAACATTTCGTATTTTCATCCAATAGAGAACTCCAAATCATTTGCGAAGTcttaattatctttcaaaagTTCCGGCCCAATATGTTGACGAGAGATTAGAAATTTAAAATGTCTAAATTGCCGGCAGCTGGTAAATGTTTTTGAATCGCTAAATTAGGGGCATGCTTTCGCCTCTTCTTGGGGAAATTAGCCATTCTTGCTATATTAACCTCCGTTTTAAAGAAAAGTCCCGCCATACATAGAAAGGAAGCGCCAGGAAATTTATAGTGAATCATttagaattattattataatcatcatcattattaatatcatcatcatcatcattattattattattattattattattattattactattattattattattattattattattattatctgtcaACCCTAGTGAGCGGGCCACAACAAATGGCCAAGAGCCAGTAGGTTACATTTTTCTCTTATTGTTCTAAAACTGTCCTTAGGATACGTGCTGTtccaatcaattttttttgacaCAGAGCCAATCACACCAATCACAACGGGAACCACATTTACCAATCTCATCTACCAGATATATATAGCAATTTCTCTTTTCAGGTCCTGATATTTCTCTAGTTTTTCAATTTCGTTTCGCTACATCTAACATCTGCCGGTACTGCGATATCAATAATCGAAcaatttttcctcctttttcttgACAAGTACTGTTTCGTTCTAACACGAAATTAATGCATGACGTATTATGAGGCATACGTAACAATGCTTAATGTAATAGATTAATAAGATCGTTGAAGCCGACACTACTAGTCGCAGATTTGAGAGACACCAATGGATTTCGAACACTTTCCGGTAAACAGGATGATTGAATAAACAGTGAAATATTTGGAACCTTGGCGATTGTTGCGACTAGCAGTACATTCGAAATTCATTCGATTTCCTTTTCAGCTGTGGCCTCGTTTAATATCTCAAGTAATTTATTGTGCGCGCTCTTACAGTCTGCTAGCGCAAGCTCAATATCCTTTTCAGTTTTACGCAACGCTATCCCTGCGTTTTCGTCATCCGTTCTCGTTTCaattacatttttaaaatgttcGACAAGTGCCTCAAAGATTGCTTCCGCAGATTTCTTCTTTATAATGGTCTGTTGAACTATCCTTTTAAACTCTTCTTCTCGAAGTTTCATCATATGCTGGCGGTTCAAttcttcctttccttttgttcAATcacttgtttttccttttcatactTTGCGTATACCGCCGATGCTCCATTATATTCTTCTTGTAGTTCATCGATCCATTTTTCATTTGTCGCAATCTCCTCCTCAGATAGGTACATTAAATAAATGTCATGCTTACCTTCCACTGTAGACCAGGCCTCGGTAAGCTCTTTAAACTTTGTTCTCAGGATCTCAGTACCTTTATTTTCAGCTATCGCCTTGAAGAATTCGTTCTTTTTTCTCGTGAATCTTGTGTTCGCGCTTCTGCGTATCTTCAGGGCGTCTTCCGCCATTATACTTGGATTTCGAATGTACTCCTAGTCGCAACAATCGCCAAGGTTCCAAATATTTCACTGTTTATTCAATCATCTTGTTTACCGAGAACTTCAAAATGAAAGAGTGGATTTTCACCCATGATAGAATGGATATACTCAAAACTATACCCAACGACAAATCCTCTAATACGGAAAAAGTGTTGGGAGTTGTTTGGAACCCAGTTCAAGACGAATTTGTATATAAGATGCACCTTCGAACCTcatccaaaaaaaaaccaaacgatAAGACTCATGATAATGACAGCAACCCAACGAAAAGAATAATTCTATCACAAGTGAATAGCATTTATGATCCTCTTGGTTTAACAGGACCATTTACAGTCAGAGCAAAGATTTTGATGAGGGAACTATGGGGAATCGAAAATAAACTAGGTTGGGATGATGCAATTCCTGAGAGGTACAAACAATACTGGAAACAATTTTGCCAGGATATGCAGGAAATGAACAACATCAAATTCAAGAGATGTGTGAAACCAAAGGATGCAACAAGTGAACAACCGACGTTAATCATCTTCAGTGATGGATCCAGCAACGCCTTTGGTGCCTGTGCACATGTAAGATGGAAACTCAACAATGGACGATATAGCTGCAGACTTATGCTATCAAAAAATCGACTCGCACCGATAAAAAAGATGTCCATTGATAAAATTGAACTGTGTGGAGCTTTGTTAAACTCAAGACTAAAAGCATTTCTACTCACACAATGTAGATACAAGTTTGTAAAGTGCTACCACATCGTGGACTCCCAAATAGTGCATAGCATGATACAGAAAGAATCGTACGGATTTAATACCTTCGCCGCAACCCGCGTAGGAGAGATACAACAGAATACAAACCCCAAAGAATGGTTTTGAATGGAAAGTAAATATAACATAGCAGATTGGTTAACTCGTGGTAAGAAACCTAATGAAATAAACTTGGACAGCGCCTGGCAAAATGGACCCAGCTTCCTTGAGTTGCCCGAATCCGAATGGCCAATACACAAAACACTGACAAAGGAGCAACTTCCTGAATTAATCAAAATAGTATCCAATATAACCAAACCTTTCAGTAAAGATAACAAGGACACATTGGCGTCAAGAATCAACATCGACAGATATTCAGATTTTGGAAAACTAATCAGAGTGACAGCCAGAATTTTGACAATGTACCAAAGAAAACCGAAATCTTCCTTCAAACACGCCGGACAGTCACTAACTCCAAGTGATATAGCAAAGGCAGAAAAATTTTGGATTATGGAAGCGCAAAAAAGCATGTATAAAGACGTTGAATAAGGACGATACAAACGCCTGTGCCCCAGAAAGAATACAGATGGAATATACATGGTTGGAGGACGGGAAGAAAGGTGGATTGAGATGAGTCACAACAAAAACGAAATTATCCTTCTTCCTTATGATCATCGATTTTCACGTCTATATAGTGAACATATCCATAAAAGAAGGCACCTTGGCGTTCTCTCGACAGCCAGTAAAATTCGCACAAGATTCTGGATTGTCAAACTACTGAAGATGGTTAAGTCTATCAGATACAACTGCGTAATATGCAAGAAACTAGACAAAAGACTTAGTGAGCAAATTATGGGAAAATTACCAGTGGACAGATTAAAGCTGTCTCCGGCCTGGACTTGTACTGCTATTGATCTATTTGGACCATTCAAAATTCGAGACGAGGTGAAGAAAAAAACGATTGGGAAAACATATGGAGTGATCTTCAACTGTTTAGGCACCCGCGTAGTACATGTAGATCTAGCCGCAGATTATAGCACTGAGAAATTCCTTATGGTCCTGCGAAGATTTGCATCTATTCGAGGGTATCCTTCGAAACTATATTCCGACAATGGACCTCATCTAGTTGCCGCAAATGAAGAACTAAAAAATGTGGTACAAGGCTGGAATCGAGAGCAACTAACAGAATTTGGCGTGATGGAAGGATTCAAGTGGGATTTTGCCCCAGCTGATGCACCATGGCAAAACGGAGTGTCAGAAGCGTTAGTGAAATCGGTGAAGCGAGCGATAACAGCAGCTATAAGTGATCATGTCATGACATTCTCAGAACTCCAAACCGTTTGCTTCGAGGTAGCAAACCTTGTAAATGAAAGACCTATCGGAAGACACCCTACGTTTCCAGATGATGGCACTTATTTATGTCCCAATGACTTACTACTAGGCAGAGCAACTTCACGAGTGCCAAGCGGGCCTTTCAGAGAGCCTTCCAATCCTCGTCAGCGATTCGAATTTGTCCAGAATGTTGTGAACTACTTCTGGAAGAAATGGACAAGGGACTACTTCacactaaaaattaaagtgtaatgTTGCGAacacaaaaatgtaaaattacacCTTGTAACTGTGTAAACTATTACACCAAAAAAATTTTCTAAAATTACTCTATATGTAGGGTATTTTTACACCTTGTTACTGTGTAAACTATTACACCAAAATAATCTTCTAAAATTACTCTATATGTAGGgtatttttactctttttaaAGGATAAAAGTTTATGCGTATTATTAAGGATAAAATTACGCAGTTGGAAGTGTACTTTTACACCAATTTTAATAGTAAAAGGCCGATTAATCTAAACCATGTTAGAGTGGTTTTTTAACTCATTCAGTTGTGGGCTTACAAATAGCTATTCATAAATATGATATACTGGGCCGAACAAACTGTCCTCAGGGCTTATTTATTTGTACGTAGTTCTCATTGCAGTCTGGCTCAATTTGTCACACTCTCTAGTTTAAGTATGAATATATCAACGTTTCGAAGACATTCGAAGATGTATCTCTGGTGTCATTCTCTGAGTCGCTTTCTCCCTCTGAACTGGGCGAATGTACGGGATCATCCGAATCATCATGAGAAAGAATTTCGTTCTCTTTCCCTTCGTCCGTTTCCTAAATAAGTTCAGGATTGTTGCGGGGAAAATGAGATTCAAAACTTGAAAAGAGTTTATAAGTCTTGCTGTACCCAGGCCTACCAcaaatgacaagaaaatttggGTTGTGCGAATGCCGACTACGAATGTGAGCGAGTACTGGTAGTTTTTTTAAGCTCCTAAAAATCTGGTTCGTAACAAGCATAGGTGTCAGCTGCATGGTAAAATTCAAAAGGTTTGTTTCCGGTTACAAATGTCACTTCGAGCCATGTGGTTGGCTGCGGTATTTACGTCTTTTGACAAAAATTTCCGGTCAAAAAGGCGACATAATTCTCCGCCAATCAAGATGCATTATTGAATAGCGATAAAGAAACTTGATGACCCTCTTTGTATTACTTTTCATTCGGCCAGTCTTCGGAgaaggattttgaatatttggaGGTCCTGTTTCTTGCgttattttaaattcaatggCTGCTCATGGATGCTCAGATGTTAAACTATGGAGAGTAGTTTAGGCGCCCCGTACAACAAATATGCTGAATCCTTTCGTGGTGAGTAAACTGTGTTCATTATTTCTATTGTTAAGTTTTGAGGGTCATGATGTTCGCATCGTGCTTTGGTGCGTATTGTAGTCGATCCAAGTGTTTTTGGATAGACTACAATTCGCACCAAAGGACGATGTATTTAAATACATAAAAAAGTACAAGCTGTTTTCTGTTACGTTGAAAACGAAAGAattgttgcagtgttttgaCGTTCCTTAGATTTGAGACACAAATGGAAGGCACTGTTAGCTCGTTACGTCACCCAAATCAAGACCTTAGGTCCCGGCGACCGTCAGTTAGAATACTTCTCCCGGAAAATGATATGCCGGCGCGCAGAATAGGTGAAATCTACCTAACTTCATAAACATAATGTTGTGGTATTTGTTCGTTGGCGAGGCGACCGCAACTTCCCGCCTTAAAATTTAATATAAATGTATGTTTCTTTCATGCATGGAAATTGATGAGGAATTCTTTGCTTGGCCTCTTGGAAAGTTATACGGGTAGTGATTTGAAAGCATAACTTATTCCGTAATTCGTAATGTTGGGCCAAAATTGAAGATTATAAGGAATATTGATTTTCTCGCGCGACAACAGCGCCAGGTAAGTGTAAAGGACTGGTACTACCCATGACTCACCAGAGGCGTGATATTACAAAAATGGCGGCTGCTTTTTACTGAGATTTGTTTAGAGAAAGACATACGTGTCACGAAGTGAAAACATTCGTGTAAGGCTAAATAGAAGAGAACTTCATGAGTAACCCATTGCTGGACCCAGACTGTGAAGAGCTGGCCAACCTATAGCCCAGATAACTTTATCTCTGTTTATTATTCCAttggtttaaggacggtgcctactattgtttctgcgcatctccagagactcggatttcctatcgccgatgcttactaatacagggatattttccgcggtttaaaactatccggagaaagtagatcttagtaagtactcttggtattcaaaaagaaaattgggggtaaccatgcatttttgagagataattaagcttcaatttgagaaagaacgccatacattgctttgtattttaaagctttttacaaatattattcatgaattatctttgaaaaatgcgtggttacccccaattttctttttggatttcaataacacttgttaagatctacattttctgcataatcacacaccggggaaaaaatatcgttaattagtaggcaccgtccttaagtggtgTACTTTGTCtacttttgcaataatattattgtttcatTCTTAGTTCGTTTGTTCCGGTTCGGTTTCGTTTTCCAATCGGTTTTTTCCCAGTCGGTCACCACACAGGCTAAATATAAAGTGTTGTTCAGTGGAATTGgactgattttattcaaattgGCTCTTTGATTCAGGAAAGCAATGAATttgagaataaagaaattaataGAGCTGTGCAAGGTTAGATTACAATTCAGCACAAATATCCCTTGAAGATTTTAGTGTAAGGTCTCCATTTGTTCTTACTGATGAAGATACACCTATTTATTCCTCAGCAACATAGTGCGGCCAGCCAGTCAACTACAGACAACCACTAGCAACACTTCAGTCTGAAGCGAAAGACAGTTGACAGGTAAGAACTGTTCACTCCACGTTGTATTCCTGTCCTTATTAGGCTAGTAATGCTATGGCAacagtttttcctttgtttgaatTGTTTAAGTGGAGTTTACCCTTTTTTTTCTATAAGTTTAAGTCAAATCTGAACTTCCTACAGTTGTATGTCATTAATTCAATGAAGATGGTCAGGATTTGGGTTATTTTAGggttaatgatgaaatggaagTAGTAGAATACAGTGGAGAACAAGAAAGAATTATGGAAAGCTATaacttcaagtttttttttttttttgtggtctgtttttgtcattatgtggtaAGATTTGTTATTCTGTGACGAGGTTTGATGGTTACGTGTTGTGTTCCCTCGTGGTGATAAAGTTTGATCGTTATGTATTTGTTTCTATCATGTgttgaggtcttcttttgacCTACTCTATTTACATTTCGAGTGGTGTACTTCTTTTATGACATTGAAAGTAAAGTAGATCTCACCATGCAGTTCATTTAGTTGTTATATTGTACAATGTAgcataatttccatctgaactggcgggtggcatacctcatacagttcgatgtaacttcaATAGTAGATCCaaccattcagttaatttagttgttatagtgtactatgtagtataatttccatctgaactggcggttggcgcacctcatacagtttgatgtaacttgtaaagtagatctaaccatgcagttaatttagttgttatagtgtactatgtagtataatttccatctgaactggcgggtggcgcacctcatacagtttgatgtaacttgtaaagtagatctaaccatgcagttaatttagttgttatagtgtactatgtagtataatttccatctgcaTGAACTGTCGGGTGGCGCACTTCAtgcagttcgatgtaacttgcaCCTTTTATAATGTTTACAACATCTGttcttttccacttcattttATATATGCAGGTTGTGCCTACTGAACAAGAGCTACCTGGGTTGAAGCAAGATTCTCCTCCATTTATCCTCATTGCGGGCGAACTCCATTGTTTTAAGAGTTAAACTACACTTTAGATAGCCGGGGTGGCAACaattttacatcatttttaaGTGTAGTCttacactttaatttttagtgtgttgtattattaaaactcgcattcttgatatcatttggccttgtttattgataataatgataataacatgacttttttcgggaatattgtttatttgcgcccttgtaATGTCATTTGCGCGCgagggcc from Montipora capricornis isolate CH-2021 chromosome 9, ASM3666992v2, whole genome shotgun sequence encodes:
- the LOC138017190 gene encoding uncharacterized protein, encoding MDILKTIPNDKSSNTEKVLGVVWNPVQDEFVYKMHLRTSSKKKPNDKTHDNDSNPTKRIILSQVNSIYDPLGLTGPFTVRAKILMRELWGIENKLGWDDAIPERYKQYWKQFCQDMQEMNNIKFKRCVKPKDATSEQPTLIIFSDGSSNAFGACAHVRWKLNNGRYSCRLMLSKNRLAPIKKMSIDKIELCGALLNSRLKAFLLTQCRYKFVKCYHIVDSQIVHSMIQKESYGFNTFAATRVGEIQQNTNPKEWF
- the LOC138017191 gene encoding uncharacterized protein; protein product: MVGGREERWIEMSHNKNEIILLPYDHRFSRLYSEHIHKRRHLGVLSTASKIRTRFWIVKLLKMVKSIRYNCVICKKLDKRLSEQIMGKLPVDRLKLSPAWTCTAIDLFGPFKIRDEVKKKTIGKTYGVIFNCLGTRVVHVDLAADYSTEKFLMVLRRFASIRGYPSKLYSDNGPHLVAANEELKNVVQGWNREQLTEFGVMEGFKWDFAPADAPWQNGVSEALVKSVKRAITAAISDHVMTFSELQTVCFEVANLVNERPIGRHPTFPDDGTYLCPNDLLLGRATSRVPSGPFREPSNPRQRFEFVQNVVNYFWKKWTRDYFTLKIKV